One Methanocaldococcus villosus KIN24-T80 genomic window carries:
- a CDS encoding triphosphoribosyl-dephospho-CoA synthase: MDSFDIMKASQIACCLEVSSLKPGNVHRNRDYKDIKYHHFITSGIAFGNIIYLASKDNKNVGYYIKRAVIESKKWSPSNANLGIIILHIPISMASGMLNSFNKNELKRKIKNITKNTTVDDAINFCEAISIIKPNINKPHDGPDITKDDSKREIIERNLTLYDLFKISYSWDNISKEWVDGFNISFEGYEKLKRYYEELEDINLSITKTYLHILSKYPDSLIARKNNIEVAENVSKMAKEVLDNFSLENVIEFDNYLARYGNKLNPGTTADIIASSLMIFLLEKIDKNDTILK, encoded by the coding sequence TGTGCATAGGAATAGGGATTATAAGGATATAAAATATCATCACTTTATAACTTCTGGGATAGCATTTGGAAACATCATTTATTTAGCCTCAAAAGATAACAAGAATGTTGGATATTATATAAAAAGAGCAGTTATAGAAAGTAAAAAATGGAGCCCCTCAAATGCAAACTTAGGAATAATTATATTGCATATCCCTATATCCATGGCTTCAGGGATGTTAAATAGTTTTAATAAAAATGAGCTAAAAAGAAAAATTAAAAATATAACCAAAAATACTACAGTGGATGATGCTATAAACTTCTGTGAAGCTATCTCTATAATTAAACCAAATATAAATAAACCACATGATGGACCAGATATTACTAAAGATGATAGCAAGAGAGAAATAATAGAGAGAAATTTAACCCTCTATGATTTATTTAAAATATCATACAGTTGGGATAATATAAGTAAAGAGTGGGTTGATGGGTTTAACATATCCTTTGAAGGTTATGAAAAATTAAAGAGATATTATGAAGAACTTGAAGATATAAATTTATCAATAACAAAAACATATCTCCATATACTTTCAAAATATCCTGATTCTCTAATAGCAAGAAAAAACAATATTGAAGTTGCTGAAAATGTATCTAAAATGGCTAAAGAAGTTTTAGATAATTTTAGTTTGGAAAATGTTATAGAGTTTGATAACTATCTTGCAAGATATGGAAACAAGCTTAATCCTGGAACTACTGCTGATATAATAGCTTCATCTTTAATGATATTCTTATTAGAGAAAATAGATAAAAATGATACAATACTGAAGTGA